Proteins from a genomic interval of Epinephelus fuscoguttatus linkage group LG16, E.fuscoguttatus.final_Chr_v1:
- the rab23 gene encoding ras-related protein Rab-23: MLEEDMEVAIKVVVVGNGAVGKSSMIQRYCKGIFTKDYKKTIGVDFLERQIVVNDEEVRLMLWDTAGQEEFDAITKAYYRGAQACVLVFSTTDRESFQAIDSWREKVEAEVGDIPTVLVQNKIDLLEETVIKNEEAEGLAKRLKLRFYRASVKEDLNVNEVFKYLAEKYLQRLKQQTAEETEVLHTTSNKIGVFNTTSSNVCNQSSSNGREVITLRPNKQRTKKSKNPFGSCSVL, encoded by the exons ATGTTGGAGGAGGACATGGAAGTGGCCATCAAGGTGGTCGTGGTCGGCAATGGAGCTGTTGGCAAGTCCAGTATGATCCAACGGTACTGCAAGGGCATCTTCACTAAGGACTACAAAAAGACTATCGGAGTTGACTTCCTGGAAAGGCAGATAGT TGTAAATGACGAGGAGGTGCGGCTAATGCTGTGGGACACTGCTGGGCAGGAGGAGTTTGACGCTATTACCAAGGCCTACTACCGTG GGGCCCAAGCGTGTGTGCTAGTCTTCTCTACCACAGACAGGGAGTCGTTTCAGGCTATCGACAGTTGGAGGGAGAAGGTGGAGGCGGAGGTCGGAGACATTCCCACAGTTCTTGTGCAAAACAAAATTGACCTTCTGGAAGAAACCGTTATAAAAAA CGAGGAGGCAGAAGGTTTGGCTAAAAGGCTCAAGCTGAGATTTTACCGAGCTTCAGTAAAAGAGGACCTCAATGTCAACGAGG tttttaagtACTTAGCTGAGAAGTATCTCCAGAGACTCAAACAGCAAACGGCAGAAGAGACAGAGGTGCTCCACACAACAAGCAATAAAATAG GTGTTTTTAATACCACGAGTAGTAACGTCTGCAACCAGAGCTCCAGCAACGGCAGAGAAGTCATCACTTTGCGACCTAACAAACAAAGGACCAAGAAGAGTAAAAATCCTTTTGGAAGCTGCAGTGTACTCTAG